TTTTGCTAATTGCGGAGAATTTTTCAGATCTTCATTTTACAGTAAAATTGAATATGGTAATGCATCAATTGCAGGAAGTAGTCGTTAGAAATTATAACGGAATTAATGCTGCTTCTTTGGGAATTGTTCCATATGGACAGAAAAAATATACAGAAGCCGAAAGAAAATTACATACGGCTACGGCATTAAATCCAACGGCAAATGCCGGTTCAATGGCTGGAGGTTCAATATCTGCAGATCCATTATTGAATTTCTTTTCTGGACGAACTGAAATGCTTAAAAAAGAAGTAGCGGTAGAAAAGAAAGAAGCTTTTATGAAACTTTTGGAGCGTATGTTTAGTATTGATCATTTTGTAAATAGGTTACAAATTCCGCTTGAATACGTAAAAGGTTTTGAGTATTATGCCGTGGAAAACGATAAATTCACAGTAATTTTGAACTCTAAAAATAAAACTTCAACAGAGTTTTTGCTAGCCGAATTGGCTGTGAAATACAAAGAAATAATAGCGAGTGAAAACAAGTAATATAATATTGATTTTTTTTCTAATTCTGGTTCAGAATAGTTTTGGACAAAATACAGTTTCAAGGGAAGTTCTTGGACAGATTTTAGCACAATCTACTTCGGTTGAAGGAATAAATGTTGTTAATAATACAACACAAGTGGCGACTATTTCAGACGCGAACGGAATGTTTAAAATTGCGGTAAAAGAAGGAGATGTTTTGGTTTTTTCTGCTGTGAATTTAGAAGGACTTCGTTATCGTATTACTGCGGA
This genomic window from Flavobacterium sp. 9 contains:
- a CDS encoding carboxypeptidase-like regulatory domain-containing protein; the protein is MINKVACVLMVVLGQTSWSQSQDRSVINGKIAANTSDLEGVYVINAQTEAMTTTDETGAFSISAKEGDTLVFSSIQFKENKVLLIAENFSDLHFTVKLNMVMHQLQEVVVRNYNGINAASLGIVPYGQKKYTEAERKLHTATALNPTANAGSMAGGSISADPLLNFFSGRTEMLKKEVAVEKKEAFMKLLERMFSIDHFVNRLQIPLEYVKGFEYYAVENDKFTVILNSKNKTSTEFLLAELAVKYKEIIASENK